A single region of the Plasmodium malariae genome assembly, chromosome: 7 genome encodes:
- the PmUG01_07035400 gene encoding RNA-binding protein, putative, whose protein sequence is MNSDKGKNDGGNFKVQVDDINNIDKEFSDLQKLKMMNEGAEMQMNQSGALDSHEMEQEEINNRSIFVGNVDYSTQPEELQSLFSECGLINRVTILVNKNTGHSKGYAYIEFADASSVRTALSLSESFFKKRQIKVCSKRRNIPGFNRPRISAFRGRSMKTILNGRGRQPSFRPFYRGRGAYKKIVTNPYERA, encoded by the exons ATGAATTCTGACAAGGGGAAAAATGATGGGGGGAATTTTAAAGTACAAGTAgatgatataaataacattGATAAGGAATTTAGTGACCTACAAAAATTGAAA atgaTGAATGAAGGTGCTGAGATGCAGATGAATCAGTCCGGTGCTCTCGATTCACATGAAATGGAGCAAGAAGAAATAAACAACAGATCTATATTTGTtggaaat GTTGATTATTCTACACAGCCAGAAGAATTGCAGTCATTATTTTCAGAATGCGGATTAATAAATAGAGTAACCATAttagttaataaaaatacaggCCATTCCAAGGG ATATGCGTACATCGAATTTGCCGATGCTTCATCCGTCCGAACAGCTTTATCCCTTTCCGAATCgttctttaaaaaaagacaaataaAA GTTTGTAGTAAGAGAAGAAACATACCCGGATTTAATAGGCCCAGAATTAGTGCTTTTAGAGGAAGATCAATGAAAACAATATTAAACGGAAGGGGAAG GCAACCTAGCTTTAGACCATTTTATAGAGGAAGAGGAGCTTATAAAAAGATTGTTACCAACCCATATGAAAGAGCATAA
- the PmUG01_07035300 gene encoding thioredoxin reductase, putative, protein MNNALINFGLWPNKYFLYRQHYFTWNVCKNVYYKNICRRRISFSSPLSDSSNIRDNRVLNKNKTFLSRNNKVVHQGINYFINFFVHTMYNEKNPKKNYEHSNVNGEKCGEVVQAITKGGNELEKKVDFNRNGNGDFHYDYDYVVIGGGPGGMASAKEAAAHGAKVLLLDFVKPSSQGTKWGIGGTCVNVGCVPKKLMHYAGNMGSLFKLDSPEYGWKYENLKHDWMKLIRTVQSHIRSLNFSYMTGLRSSKVKYINGLAKLKSKNTVSYYLKGDLTKEETVTGKYILIATGCRPHIPEEVEGAKELSITSDDIFSLKREPGKTLVVGASYVALECAGFLNSLGYDITVAVRSIVLRGFDQQCANKVKSYMEEQGVIFMNGVLPKKLIKENEKILVQFSNNCTELYDTVLYATGRKGDTQHLNLEALNININKSNNKIIANDLSCTNISTIFAVGDVVENVPELAPVAIKAGEILARRLFNNSNEIMDYTYIPTSIYTPIEYGVCGYSEEKAYEIFGKNKVEVFLQEFNNLEISAVHRKKHIKMQKDEYDCDISSTCFAKLVCLKEEENRVVGFHYVGPNAGEVTQGMSLALKLKVKKKDFDNCIGIHPTDAESFMNLSITVSSGLPYAAKGGCGGGKCG, encoded by the coding sequence atgaacaatgcattaattaattttggATTATGGccaaataaatatttcctgTACAGGCAACATTATTTTACATGGAACGTATGCAAAAAcgtttattataaaaacatttgtCGCAGAAGAATATCCTTTAGCAGTCCGTTAAGCGATAGTTCCAACATTAGAGATAACAgagttttaaataaaaataaaacatttttaagtAGGAATAATAAAGTAGTCCATCAAggaattaattattttataaatttttttgtgcaCACCATGTATAACGAAAAAAATcccaaaaaaaattatgaacatagCAATGTAAATGGCGAAAAATGTGGAGAAGTTGTTCAGGCAATTACTAAAGGTGGGAATGAGCTGGAAAAAAAGGTAGACTTTAATCGTAACGGTAACGGAGACTTCCATTATGACTATGACTATGTAGTTATTGGGGGGGGACCCGGGGGTATGGCATCAGCGAAGGAAGCCGCAGCTCATGGGGCAAAAGTACTTTTACTGGACTTTGTTAAGCCGAGTAGCCAAGGAACAAAGTGGGGTATAGGTGGAACGTGTGTAAATGTTGGTTGTGTTCCCAAAAAGTTGATGCACTATGCAGGAAATATGGGAAGTTTATTTAAGTTGGATTCACCAGAATATGGAtggaaatatgaaaatttaaaacatgATTGGATGAAATTAATTAGAACAGTTCAATCACATATTCGTTCATTAAATTTTAGTTATATGACTGGTTTAAGATCATCAAAagtgaaatatattaatgggttagctaaattaaaaagtaaaaatacagtatcatattatttaaaagggGATTTAACTAAAGAAGAAACAGTAACAggaaaatacattttaatagcAACAGGGTGTAGACCTCATATACCAGAAGAAGTTGAAGGAGCAAAGGAGTTGAGTATAACATCAGATGATatcttttcattaaaaagaGAACCAGGGAAAACTTTAGTAGTTGGTGCATCTTATGTAGCTTTGGAATGTGCAGGATTTCTAAATTCATTAGGATATGATATCACAGTAGCTGTTCGTTCAATAGTCTTAAGAGGCTTTGATCAACAGTGTGCAAATAAAGTTAAAAGTTATATGGAGGAACAAGGcgttatatttatgaatggagtattaccaaaaaaattaataaaagagaatgaaaaaatattagtacAGTTTAGTAATAATTGTACCGAATTGTACGATACAGTTTTATATGCAACCGGTAGAAAAGGTGATACACAGCATTTAAATTTAGAAGcacttaatataaatataaataaatcgaataacaaaattattgcAAACGATCTTAGTTGTACGAATATATCTACTATATTTGCTGTGGGGGATGTGGTTGAAAACGTACCTGAACTAGCTCCAGTAGCTATAAAAGCAGGTGAGATTTTAGCTAGACGGTTATTTAATAACTCAAACGAAATAATggattatacatatataccaaCTTCTATATATACCCCTATAGAATATGGAGTGTGTGGCTATTCAGAAGAAAAAGCATATGaaatttttggaaaaaataaagttgaAGTGTTTTTACaagaatttaataatttagaaatatCTGCTGTGCATAGAAAgaaacatattaaaatgcAAAAGGATGAATACGACTGTGATATATCTAGTACATGTTTTGCTAAACTTGTTTGcttaaaagaagaagaaaatagaGTTGTTGGTTTTCATTACGTTGGCCCCAATGCAGGTGAAGTTACTCAAGGTATGTCTTTAGCTTTAAAATtgaaagttaaaaaaaaagattttgaTAATTGCATAGGCATACATCCAACTGATGCCGAATCGTTTATGAATCTCTCCATTACTGTATCTTCCGGTCTGCCCTATGCGGCCAAAGGGGGCTGTGGGGGCGGCAAATGCGGTTAA